In Nycticebus coucang isolate mNycCou1 chromosome 9, mNycCou1.pri, whole genome shotgun sequence, the following are encoded in one genomic region:
- the PAQR8 gene encoding membrane progestin receptor beta — MTTAILERLSTLSVSGQQLRRLPKILEDGLPKMPCTVPESDVPQLFREPYIHTGYRPTGHEWRYYFFSLFQKHNEVVNVWTHLLAALAVLLRFWAFAETEALPWASPRSLPLLLFILSSIAYLTCSLLAHLLQSKSELSHYTFYFADYVGVSVYQYGSALAHFFYSSDQAWYERFWLFFLPAAAFCGWLSCAGCCYAKYRYRRPYPVMRKICQVVPAGLAFVLDISPVAHRVALCHLAGCQEQAAWYHTLQILFFLVSAYFFSCPVPEKYFPGSCDIVGHGHQIFHAFLSICTLSQLEAILLDYQARREIFLQRHGPLSVYTACLSFFFLAACSAATAALLRHKVKARLTKKDS; from the coding sequence ATGACCACCGCCATCCTGGAGCGCCTGAGCACCCTGTCGGTGAGCGGGCAGCAGCTGCGCCGCCTGCCCAAGATCCTGGAGGACGGGCTGCCCAAGATGCCCTGCACCGTCCCGGAGAGCGACGTGCCGCAGCTCTTCCGCGAGCCCTACATCCACACGGGCTACCGGCCCACGGGGCACGAGTGGCGCTACTACTTCTTCAGCCTCTTTCAGAAGCACAACGAGGTGGTCAACGTGTGGACGCACCTGCTGGCCGCCCTGGCCGTGCTCTTGCGCTTCTGGGCCTTCGCGGAGACCGAGGCCCTGCCGTGGGCGTCCCCGCGCTCCCTGCCGCTGCTGCTGTTCATCCTGTCCTCCATCGCCTACCTCACCTGCAGCCTGCTGGCCCACCTGCTGCAGTCCAAGTCCGAGCTCTCCCACTACACCTTCTACTTCGCGGACTACGTCGGCGTGAGCGTGTACCAGTACGGCAGTGCCTTGGCCCACTTCTTCTACAGCTCCGACCAGGCCTGGTACGAGCGCTTCTGGCTTTTCTTCTTGCCGGCGGCCGCCTTCTGTGGCTGGTTGTCTTGTGCCGGCTGTTGCTATGCCAAGTACCGTTACCGGAGGCCTTACCCAGTCATGAGGAAGATCTGCCAGGTGGTGCCCGCAGGGCTGGCTTTCGTGCTAGACATCAGCCCTGTGGCGCACCGCGTGGCTCTCTGCCACCTGGCTGGCTGCCAGGAGCAGGCAGCCTGGTACCACACCCTCCAGATCCTCTTCTTCCTGGTCAGCGCCTACTTCTTCTCCTGCCCGGTGCCTGAGAAGTACTTCCCGGGTTCCTGCGACATCGTGGGCCATGGACATCAGATCTTCCACGCCTTTCTGTCCATCTGCACACTCTCCCAGCTGGAGGCCATCCTCCTGGACTACCAGGCCCGGCGGGAGATCTTCCTGCAGCGCCACGGGCCCCTGTCCGTCTACACCGCCTgcctctccttcttcttcttggCAGCCTGCAGCGCTGCCACTGCGGCACTCCTGAGGCACAAGGTCAAGGCCAGACTGACCAAGAAGGATTCCTGA